The Funiculus sociatus GB2-C1 genomic interval AGAGAGCGATTTGATAAAAACGCCTTGGATTTCAATCGACTTGTAATGTTGATTGATTTATATTTCCCTAAGATTAAGCCTGCCTATGAAAGGGTTATACAAGCGCGGACAAAATCTAATCAATTTATGCTGAAATATGGAAATCAGTGTGCGGCAGGAAATCCAGATGGCAAAAAGTTTTTAGCTCCCTTTCTAGATGCACAAAACAAGTTTTCACAGGAAGTGAAAAGAGTTATAAAACTCATTGCTGAACAAGCAAATCTAGGGGAAGAAGCCTAGCACTACCCTGCACATAGGGGTTGATTGCTCCTAGTTGATGCATTTCGAGGTTATCTACCGTCCCTTCTAGACCAACCAAACTCACCAGCTCTATTTTTCCTCGTCGCTGGTGTCATTAGTGCGATCGCTCCCTTGATGCGCTTTGTGCGATCGCACTCGATAAGCTTTGAGACAATGAGGAGCGATCAAGCGACTCCATAACCTGTATAAGGACGCTTGTACGGCGAATGTAACCCTAAAACAATATCCTCTTTAGATACCCCCATTTCCAATAGTTTCAGCGCAATATCCACCTCAGTCATATTGCGTTGAATCCAAATTTTGCCATCCTTAATATCCAAATGGATAAAGCAATTGTAAATCCGCTTCATCCCCTGCCAACCCACATCCAATAACTGATAGTGGTCATGTTCGGTATCAAAAATAAGCTGGCACTCAATGTCTGGATTTCCATCTTCCACTGTCGCCTGTTCAGTCAAGAGCTTACGGATGTATTGGCGATAGCGTTCTAGTTTCTCCATTCGATAACCACCTCTTTCTGGGGGTCGTAAACGATGAGTTTGAGTTGATACAGCCTAACTGCTTCCTGAACAAACCGCTCTTGAAAGAAAGAGTCAAACGTATCAAACGGTACTGCTAAATATAGCATCCTGTCCGGTTCGCTCATTTGTAGGGCAAGCCTATAGTTCAAAAATTGTCCCAAGGCTACATGAAAGTCAGTTAGCGCCGAGTTACTCAGAAAACTTTTGACTTCAACAGCAATTTTTTGCCCTGCCTTTTCAGCCGCCAAGACCTTTTCTGCTGCCAAATCGATCTCAAACCTCACACCCTCAATCTTGATTGTCAGCGGATCGGCTGTAATCATCCACTGCTCCTTGAGGAGTGCTTGTTTAACAGCATCATGGAATCTATCTTTTGCAGGCATTAGAATTCACATAATTTATAGCCCCATTTTAATGCAGTTGGTAGAGCAAGTAGTGCGTTAACGTAGCGGCTCTTTGGGAGCATTTCCTCCGGTTCAAAAAAATACAACTATATATAAATGGCAGGGATTGGAAAGGGAAGGTGAGGGGCTATCGCCTCAGTTGGTGCAGCTCTGTGCGATCGCGCTCGATCAATTTGGTAAATATCAAGAGCGGCGATCGCGCTGGTTTAATCTTTCTTTTTTTTACCTTTTTCCTTTTCCTTATATTTCTCTTTTTCCTTGTCTTTTTCCTTGTGCTTTTTCTTCTTGTCTTTACCTTGAACTTCAGTGTCTTGGGCTGCTCGTAAAATTAAAGTTCGAGCAACGGTTTGAATACCCGTATGCTCGTAGTAATTGGTTGACATATCCAGGAAGGCGGCTAGATAATCCAACTTACTATCAGCAGTATTCATAAACTGTTGTAAGTGCCCCACAACGTTTTGTTGCGTTAACCCATGAGATGCAACAAAGTTACTCATCCAGCCGTTAACTGAGGCAAAACTCTCACCGATAAAGCCTAGTTTCCCAGCCGTAGTGCCGCCAGGAATTGCAGTGTTGATACTTTGATAGGCCGTATTTCCTTCTAATTGCGAAGGATTGAGTTGACCGAGAATTGATTGAGCTTTGAGGATGAAGTCGGGGCCAAGAGGAATCAATCCATCAACGGTAACTAGCGCCGCCATCCGCATTATGGATTCATTGTGATAGTTTCCTAAAGAAGTTCTAAATGCTTCGATGCTGGTAGGAATTCCGTGTAAGCGACAAAAGGCAATCAACTCTACTACCAGTTTTAGGGACAAATCAATGGCTTGTACAGTATCAGGTTTGGGAGTAAGCTGGTTTAAAAAATTCAAAAAGCTGATTTTTTCCCCAACTTTGTTCGCCAGCGCTGCTGCACCGATAGCGCTATCGGCACGGTCAATTGTTTGGTAAAGCCATAAGGTTTGTTGATAAACTTCCGTTGGGTCGTTGTACAGAGCGATCGCTCTGTCGCTAATCTCCTCAATTAAGTCTCTGTCGGTAACACCTGTCACCGCACGGATGGTGTTTTCAAACCCCACGACGTTTTGCCATTCACCAGGAACGACAAAATCGAGCGATCGCAGCATATAAACGGTCATGCTGCTAGTTGGCAGGGTATCCACCAATTTAGAAATAGATTGACTCACGAATTTAGCTCCTTTTTAACTAGATGCCTACCTCTTTTTAGCCTAATTTTTAGGAGGAGGTGCCTTTTACAAAAAGTTACAAAATT includes:
- a CDS encoding XisI protein, translated to MEKLERYRQYIRKLLTEQATVEDGNPDIECQLIFDTEHDHYQLLDVGWQGMKRIYNCFIHLDIKDGKIWIQRNMTEVDIALKLLEMGVSKEDIVLGLHSPYKRPYTGYGVA
- a CDS encoding XisH family protein; this encodes MPAKDRFHDAVKQALLKEQWMITADPLTIKIEGVRFEIDLAAEKVLAAEKAGQKIAVEVKSFLSNSALTDFHVALGQFLNYRLALQMSEPDRMLYLAVPFDTFDSFFQERFVQEAVRLYQLKLIVYDPQKEVVIEWRN